The Daucus carota subsp. sativus chromosome 2, DH1 v3.0, whole genome shotgun sequence genome includes a window with the following:
- the LOC108209947 gene encoding GDP-Man:Man(3)GlcNAc(2)-PP-Dol alpha-1,2-mannosyltransferase gives MVGLLLILTLVFSPLIILFSPLIITLILTVIKSRRRRKHAVGFFHPYTNDGGGGERVLWCAVKGIQELSPDLDCVVYTGDHDASPESLKARAIDRFGVELVSSPKVVHLYKRKWIEDTTYPRFTMIGQSLGSIYLSWEALCKLVPVYYFDTSGYAFTYPVARVFGCKVICYTHYPTISLDMLSRVNARTSMYNNDQLVAKSVLLSHVKVIYYTIFSWLYGIVGSFAHLVMVNSSWTRAHIVKLWGNPDRIYRVYPPCDTSGLQVLPLKRPATPPIFISVSQFRPEKAHSLQLEAFALVIMNLDSALPTPKLQFVGSCRNEADEMRLHKLKDQAIELKVDGHVEFHKNVTYRNLVELLGAATAGLHAMTDEHFGISVVEYMAAGAIPIAHNSAGPKMDIVLTEDGKKVGFLAQDVEEYKDAMLQVIMMSESERLEMAEAARLRASNFSEQRFYQDYKAVVQQILCHSKKE, from the exons ATGGTAGGATTATTACTAATACTCACCCTTGTATTTTCACctctgattattttattttcacctCTAATTATAACCCTAATTTTAACGGTCATCAAATCTCGCCGGCGCCGGAAACACGCCGTCGGATTCTTCCACCCCTACACCAACGACGGCGGCGGCGGAGAGCGAGTGCTATGGTGCGCCGTCAAAGGCATCCAAGAACTCTCGCCGGACCTCGACTGTGTCGTTTACACCGGCGATCATGATGCCTCGCCGGAGAGCCTCAAAGCTCGCGCCATCGATCGCTTTGGAGTTGAGTTAGTTAGTTCTCCGAAGGTGGTACATCTATACAAGAGGAAGTGGATTGAAGATACAACTTACCCTCGCTTTACAATGATTGGTCAGAGCCTTGGATCAATATACCTTTCATGGGAAGCCTTGTGCAAGTTGGTTCctgtatattattttgatacaaGTGGATATGCTTTTACATATCCTGTTGCGAGGGTATTTGGTTGCAAAGTTATATGCTACACGCATTACCCAACAATCAGTTTAGACATGCTATCTCGTGTCAACGCAAGGACTTCGATGTACAATAATGATCAATTGGTTGCTAAAAG TGTTCTGCTATCCCATGTCAAAGTCATCTATTACACAATTTTTAGCTGGCTTTACGGGATTGTAGGCTCTTTTGCACACCTTGTGATGGTCAATTCTTCTTGGACTCGAGCTCACATTGTTAAGCTGTGGGGGAATCCAGATCGTATCTACCGAGTCTATCCGCCTTGTGATACCTCAGGGCTTCAGGTGCTTCCCTTAAAGAGACCAGCAACACCTCCAATATTTATATCCGTGTCTCAATTTCGTCCAGAAAAGGCACACAGTCTTCAACTTGAGGCATTTGCACTTGTCATAATGAATCTAGATTCAGCCTTGCCAACGCCAAAACTTCAATTTGTCGGTAGTTGTCGGAATGAGGCTGATGAAATGAGGCTGCATAAACTGAAAGATCAAGCTATAGAACTGAAGGTCGATGGCCATGTGGAGTTCCACAAGAATGTTACGTATAGGAATTTGGTGGAGCTTTTGGGTGCTGCTACTGCAGGACTTCATGCAATGACTGATGAGCATTTTGGCATCAGCGTTGTGGAGTACATGGCAGCAGGAGCAATACCGATTGCTCATAATTCGGCAGGACCAAAAATGGACATTGTATTGACAGAAGATGGGAAAAAGGTTGGGTTCCTAGCTCAAGATGTAGAAGAATATAAAGATGCCATGTTGCAAGTTATAATGATGTCAGAAAGTGAGAGGCTTGAAATGGCTGAGGCTGCAAGGCTGAGGGCAAGCAACTTTTCAGAGCAGAGGTTTTATCAAGATTATAAAGCTGTTGTTCAACAAATCTTATGTCATTCCAAGAAGGAATAA
- the LOC108206087 gene encoding peroxisomal 2,4-dienoyl-CoA reductase [(3E)-enoyl-CoA-producing], which translates to MASSSSSSPFKGDILKGQVALLTGGGSGIGYGIAEQLGRHGASISIMGRREHVVDSAVSSLISLGIPAIGIVGDVRKKDDVVKVLEATIKHFGKLDILVNAAAGNFLVPAEDLSPNGFRTVIDIDAVGTFTVCHEALKYLKKGGPGKDPSKGGLIINISATLHYTATWYQIHVSAAKAAVDSITRSLALEWGTDYDIRVNGIAPGPIGDTAGTSKLVPTEIKSSIPPDPLFKFGEKWDIAMAALYLACDAGKYINGTTLVLDGGLWLSNPRPIAKEAVKQLSRTVEKRSRESPAGLPNSRL; encoded by the exons AtggcatcatcatcatctagtTCACCGTTTAAAGGGGATATACTAAAAGGGCAAGTGGCTCTTTTAACTGGAGGTGGATCAGGAATAGGGTATGGAATAGCAGAGCAACTGGGGAGACATGGAGCGTCCATTTCAATCATGGGTCGCCGTGAACATGTTGTTGATTCTGCCGtctcttctctcatctctctcggcATCCCG GCCATTGGGATTGTGGGAGATGTGCGCAAAAAAGATGATGTAGTTAAAGTCCTGGAGGCAACTATTAAACATTTTGGAAAGCTTGACATTCTGGTGAATGCTGCAGCAGGAAACTTCCTGGTACCAGCGGAGGATTTGAGCCCCAATGGCTTCCGGACAG TGATAGATATTGATGCAGTTGGCACTTTTACTGTGTGCCATGAAGCACTCAAGTATCTTAAGAAAGGTGGACCTGGAAAGGATCCATCCAAAGGTGgactaataataaatataagtgCAACATTGCATTATACAGCAACTTGGTATCAAATCCATGTTTCTGCTGCCAAg GCAGCAGTTGACAGCATTACAAGGAGCTTAGCACTAGAATGGGGGACAGATTATGATATCAGAGTCAACGGAATTGCACCTGGACCTATTGGCGACACGGCTGGTACCAGCAAACTTGTACCTACAGAGATAAAGAGTTCAATTCCACCAGATCCTCTATTTAAATTTGGGGAGAAATGGGATATTGCTATGGCTGCTCTCTATCTCGCTTGCGATGCag GCAAATATATAAACGGGACAACTTTAGTTCTAGATGGGGGATTGTGGTTGAGCAATCCTCGGCCTATCGCTAAAGAAGCAGTGAAGCAACTTTCACGGACAGTAGAGAAGAGGTCTAGAGAATCCCCGGCGGGGCTACCAAACAGCAGGCTATGA